Proteins from a genomic interval of Musa acuminata AAA Group cultivar baxijiao chromosome BXJ1-9, Cavendish_Baxijiao_AAA, whole genome shotgun sequence:
- the LOC135593426 gene encoding dolichyl-diphosphooligosaccharide--protein glycosyltransferase 48 kDa subunit-like — MAKLALLFLFALPLLLSLTSLLPLPCNAFSVDRPTDRRLLVLVDDLAIRSSHSRFFSSLQARGYDLDLRHADDPGLALRRYGQYLYDGLILFSPSVQRFGGSLDLAAVLDFVDAGHDLILAADSSTSDLIREIATECGVDFDEDPAAMVIDHTSYAVSETEGDHTLIASDDFIKSDVILGDKKIEAPVLFRGIGHSLNTANSLVLKVLPASPAAYSANPLMKLSSPPSLTGSAISLVSIVQARNNARILITGSLDMFSNRFLKSGVQKAGRSIKHEKSGNEQFVTEISKWVFHERGHLKAVNVHHHKVGETNEPSMYRINDDLEYSVEIYEWSGSSWEPYVADDVQVQFYMMSPYVLKTLATDHKGLYSTSFKVPDVYGVFQFKVEHQKLGYTSLSLSKQIPVRPFRHNEYERFITTAFPYYGASFSTMVAFFIFSIVYLYNK; from the exons ATGGCGAAGCTCGCACTTCTCTTCCTATTCgcccttcctctcctcctctcactgacctccctcctccccctcccctgcAACGCCTTCTCCGTTGACCGGCCCACCGATCGGCGGCTCCTCGTTCTGGTGGACGACCTGGCGATCCGGTCCTCCCACTCTCGCTTCTTCTCCTCCCTCCAAGCCCGAGGGTACGATCTCGATTTAAGGCACGCCGACGACCCTGGGCTCGCCCTACGCCGGTACGGCCAGTACCTCTACGACGGCCTCATCCTATTCTCCCCGTCTGTCCAGC GTTTTGGTGGATCGTTGGACCTGGCGGCGGTTCTGGATTTCGTTGACGCGgggcatgatttgatcttggcggcaGACTCGTCTACTTCCGACTTGATTCGGGAGATCGCAACTGAATGTGGGGTTGATTTTGATGAG GATCCTGCTGCCATGGTTATTGACCACACTAGTTATGCAGTCTCAGAGACTGAAGGTGATCATACACTGATCGCTTCTGATGATTTCATCAAGTCTGATGTGATTCTCGGTGACAAGAAGATCGAG GCTCCTGTCCTCTTCCGAGGCATTGGCCACTCACTGAATACTGCTAATAGCTTG GTGTTGAAAGTACTTCCTGCCTCTCCTGCTGCATATTCTGCAAACCCGTTGATGAAGCTTTCAAGTCCTCCCTCACTTACAGGATCTGCAATATCATTAGTTTCTATAGTGCAG GCAAGAAACAATGCTCGTATTTTGATTACGGGCTCTTTGGATATGTTCAGCAATCG TTTTCTCAAATCTGGTGTGCAGAAGGCTGGGAGGTCTATTAA GCACGAGAAGTCTGGCAATGAGCAGTTTGTCACAGAGATTAGCAAATGGGTCTTCCATGAAAGGGGTCATCTCAAG GCTGTTAATGTACATCATCACAAAGTTGGAGAAACAAATGAGCCATCCATGTATCGGATTAATGATGATCTG GAATATTCTGTTGAAATCTATGAATGGTCTGGATCAAGCTGGGAACCATATGTAGCAGATGATGTGCAAGTTCAATTTTATATGATGAGCCCCTATGTACTAAAAACCCTTGCCACTGACCACAAG GGCCTGTATTCAACTTCATTCAAGGTTCCTGATGTCTATGGCGTTTTCCAGTTTAAGGTGGAGCACCAAAAACTTGGATACACTAGCTTATCACTTTCAAAACAG ATACCTGTCCGACCATTCCGGCACAATGAATATGAGAGATTCATAACGACTGCTTTTCCATATTATGGAGCATCATTTTCAACT ATGGTGGCATTTTTCATTTTCAGCATTGTTTACCTCTACAACAAGTAG
- the LOC135593427 gene encoding UPF0496 protein 1-like gives MGAHHSKRPDTPPVLLEDGGDASAAAAGDRGVQANIRYVAELSSYEAACRLDPELQTFDSTLQRRTSRVISSLALGVEVRSLSLDSLREITGCLLEMNHEVVKVILECKRDIWKSPELFDLVEDYFDNSLQTLDFCAALEKCLKKARDTQLIIHVALQRFAEEEEEEDDNKKYSRTLEELRLFKAAGDPFTEEFFRVFQSVYRQQLLMLEKLQLRKNKLDKKLKSIKAWRTLSSIIFAATFAVVIICSVVAAAVAAPPVAAALAAAASIPIGSMGKWIDSLLNDYQNALKGQKEVLSSMQVGTFIAIKDMDSIRVLIDKLEMGITSLLDDAEFAIKDVGAVKLGIEEIRKKMEVFMKSVEDLGEQADRCSRDIRRARTVVLQRIIRNPE, from the coding sequence ATGGGCGCTCACCACAGCAAGAGGCCCGACACGCCGCCGGTCCTATTAGAGGACGGCGGCGACGCCTCGGCGGCTGCCGCGGGTGACAGAGGGGTCCAGGCCAACATCCGGTACGTGGCAGAACTCAGCTCGTACGAGGCCGCCTGCCGCCTCGATCCCGAGCTCCAGACCTTCGACTCGACGCTCCAGCGGCGCACCAGCCGCGTCATCTCCTCCCTCGCTCTCGGAGTTGAGGTCCGCTCCCTCTCCCTCGACTCCCTCCGCGAGATCACCGGCTGCCTGCTCGAGATGAACCATGAGGTGGTGAAGGTCATCCTGGAGTGCAAGCGCGACATCTGGAAGAGCCCCGAGCTCTTCGACCTCGTCGAGGACTACTTCGACAACAGCCTGCAGACGCTCGACTTCTGCGCCGCCCTCGAGAAGTGCCTCAAGAAAGCCCGCGATACCCAACTCATCATCCACGTCGCCCTGCAACGCttcgccgaggaggaggaggaggaagacgacaATAAGAAGTACTCAAGGACATTGGAGGAGTTAAGGCTCTTCAAGGCGGCCGGCGATCCATTCACCGAAGAGTTCTTCCGGGTCTTCCAGTCCGTCTACAGGCAGCAGCTGCTGATGCTGGAGAAGCTGCAGCTGAGGAAGAACAAGCTCGACAAGAAGCTGAAGTCCATCAAGGCATGGCGGACACTCTCGAGCATAATCTTCGCCGCCACCTTCGCCGTAGTCATCATCTGCTCCGTGGTGGCAGCCGCAGTAGCTGCACCGCCAGTGGCTGCGGCGCTGGCTGCGGCGGCGTCGATCCCGATCGGGTCGATGGGGAAATGGATCGACTCGTTGCTGAACGACTACCAGAACGCCTTGAAAGGGCAGAAGGAGGTGCTGAGCTCGATGCAAGTAGGAACCTTTATCGCCATAAAGGACATGGATAGCATTCGGGTGCTCATCGACAAGCTGGAAATGGGGATTACCTCGCTGCTGGACGATGCTGAATTCGCCATCAAGGACGTGGGGGCAGTGAAACTTGGGATTGAGGAGATCAGGAAGAAGATGGAGGTGTTCATGAAGAGCGTGGAGGATTTGGGAGAGCAGGCTGATAGATGCAGCAGGGACATTAGGAGAGCCAGGACTGTGGTGCTGCAGAGGATTATTAGGAACCCAGAATGA